In Aspergillus luchuensis IFO 4308 DNA, chromosome 1, nearly complete sequence, the following are encoded in one genomic region:
- a CDS encoding uncharacterized protein (COG:S;~EggNog:ENOG410PUU6;~InterPro:IPR029058): MNIPLTTPEVPPQFLKLAFLVGHIPQRTLAAEPRVSYTLYIPPTHYNPDPNRVSKSSPYDKAKLPLLVNIHGTSRKTSIRPEQAFFAESTPCAILAPLFPANIDGPNDLDSYKVLRSATLRSDLALLAILDEVATVWPGIDTEKVFLAGFSGGGQFAHRFFYVHPERLAAVSVGAPGKVTMLDEQLAWPSGIANFQEVFGKGLEKDIMRNVQVQLVIGSQDVKVHGGKEFWEWAKKVMAQRMAAEKASEKDGGKEKMGKREVVMMDQGRSQSLQHLQSSWQADGIEAQLDVVDGVAHSSVGVQECVLSYLQPLIQKRG, translated from the coding sequence ATGAATATACCTCTTACCACTCCCGAAGTACCGCCACAATTCCTCAAGTTGGCGTTTCTCGTCGGACACATCCCCCAGCGCACTCTGGCAGCTGAACCGCGCGTGTCCTACACTCTGTACATCCCTCCCACACATTACAATCCAGACCCCAACCGCGTCTCTAAATCCAGCCCTTACGACAAAGCCAAACTTCCCTTGCTGGTTAATATCCACGGTACGAGCCGCAAAACCTCTATCCGACCTGAGCAGGCCTTCTTTGCGGAATCGACACCCTGTGCCATCCTCGCCCCGCTTTTCCCCGCGAACATCGATGGACCGAATGATCTCGACTCATACAAGGTGCTGCGTTCAGCGACATTGCGCTCCGATCTTGCGCTTCTGGCGATTCTAGATGAAGTGGCTACAGTATGGCCTGGAATTGACACAGAAAAGGTCTTCTTAGCGGGGTTTTCTGGTGGAGGGCAATTTGCGCATCGGTTTTTCTACGTGCACCCGGAGCGACTAGCGGCTGTGAGCGTCGGTGCCCCGGGCAAGGTCACTATGCTTGACGAGCAACTGGCATGGCCAAGTGGGATTGCTAATTTTCAGGAGGTGTTCGGTAAAGGTTTAGAAAAGGATATTATGAGAAACGTGCAGGTTCAGCTAGTCATTGGAAGTCAAGACGTGAAGGTCCATGGGGGAAAGGAGTTCTGGGAGTGGGCGAAGAAAGTAATGGCCCAACGAATGGCTGCGGAAAAGGCATCCGAGAAGGACGGTGGCAAAGAGAAGATGGGAAAGCGGGAGGTAGTGATGATGGACCAGGGACGATCGCAGTCGCTACAGCATTTGCAGAGCAGTTGGCAGGCAGACGGTATTGAGGCTCAGCTGGACgtggtggatggagtggCACATAGCTCGGTGGGAGTGCAGGAATGTGTACTAAGCTATCTGCAGCCACTGATACAAAAGCGCGGCTGA
- a CDS encoding uncharacterized protein (CAZy:GH16;~COG:G;~EggNog:ENOG410PH2Y;~InterPro:IPR000757,IPR013320,IPR017168;~PFAM:PF00722;~SECRETED:SignalP(1-19);~go_component: GO:0005618 - cell wall [Evidence IEA];~go_function: GO:0004553 - hydrolase activity, hydrolyzing O-glycosyl compounds [Evidence IEA];~go_function: GO:0016798 - hydrolase activity, acting on glycosyl bonds [Evidence IEA];~go_process: GO:0005975 - carbohydrate metabolic process [Evidence IEA];~go_process: GO:0071555 - cell wall organization [Evidence IEA]): MRHIPAWFVACLAAATASASAPTCSTDSKCPEEYPCCYSGQCGVGTYCLGGCNPLESYSLDSCTPEPICKNQTYSFTSMDNAVLYDHYLGNASEYDWVYSGYPKIKNDSLWLTMPNGTTGSLYSLNHYIWYGKVSAKIKSSRTQGVVTGFILMSDDFDEIDLEWVGYNLSSAQTNFYFQGVENYTNEVNTAVSNGNTFDEWHTYTIDWKPDVLEWLIDGTVMRTLTKNSTYNATSGVYQYPQTPSRLEMSIWPGGSEAEGLGTIEWAGGLIDWDSTDIKEYGYFYAQYKDITIECYPAPAGTIDKGDTSYVYTSDSGLSDTIELSGNSTVLYNLQDTGLNMTAGTKMSDSATASGSSSGASSTGGSSSGDSSTKKSAASGYGERVMEGSVLAAVGAVVALSLS, encoded by the exons ATGCGCCACATTCCTGCATGGTTCGTGGCCTGTCTGGCTGCGGCCACCGCCTCGGCCTCTGCCCCGACTTGCAGCACCGACAGCAAGTGTCCGGAAGAGTACCCGTGCTGCTACA GTGGACAATGTGGTGTAGGAACCTACTGCCTGGGAGGTTGCAACCCTCTTGAATCGTACTCGCTCGACAGCTGCACGCCCGAGCCCATCTGCAAGAACCAGACCTACTCGTTCACAAGCATGGACAATGCAGTCCTGTACGACCACTACCTTGGTAACGCATCCGAATACGATTGGGTGTACAGCGGCTACCCCAAGATCAAGAATGATAGTCTGTGGTTGACGATGCCCAACGGCACGACGGGCAGTCTGTACTCCCTCAACCATTACATCTGGTATGGGAAGGTGTCGGCCAAGATCAAGAGCAGCCGGACGCAAGGTGTCGTGACGGGTTTCATTCTGATGTCGGATGATTTTGATGAGATCGACCTTGAATGGGTTGGATACAATCTGTCGAGCGCGCAGACCAACTTTTACTTCCAGGGTGTAGAAAACT ATACCAATGAAGTCAACACCGCCGTGTCTAACGGCAACACCTTTGACGAATGGCACACCTACACCATCGACTGGAAGCCCGACGTGTTGGAATGGCTCATCGATGGCACCGTGATGCGCACACTGACCAAGAACTCCACCTACAACGCTACCTCAGGTGTCTACCAGTACCCCCAGACGCCGTCTCGGCTGGAGATGTCCATCTGGCCCGGTGGTTCGGAAGCCGAGGGACTGGGTACCATTGAATGGGCTGGTGGTTTGATCGACTGGGATAGCACGGATATTAAGGAGTACGGCTACTTCTACGCGCAGTACAAGGACATCACGATCGAGTGCTACCCTGCCCCGGCTGGAACTATCGACAAGGGTGACACTTCCTACGTGTACACCAGCGACAGCGGTCTGTCAGACACCATTGAACTCTCCGGCAACAGCACCGTTCTCTACAACTTGCAGGATACTGGCCTGAACATGACTGCTGGTACCAAGATGTCGGATTCGGCTACCGCCTCGGGATCCAGCTCCGGAGCCAGTAGCACCGGCGGGAGTAGCAGTGGAGACAGCAGCACGAAGAAGAGTGCCGCTTCTGGGTATGGCGAGCGCGTGATGGAGGGATCGGTTCTCGCGGCAGTCGGTGCCGTGGTTGCGCTGAGTCTGTCCTAG
- a CDS encoding phytoene desaturase family protein (COG:H;~EggNog:ENOG410PG02;~InterPro:IPR036188,IPR002937,IPR008150,IPR014105;~PFAM:PF13450,PF01593;~TransMembrane:1 (o523-543i);~go_function: GO:0016491 - oxidoreductase activity [Evidence IEA];~go_process: GO:0016117 - carotenoid biosynthetic process [Evidence IEA];~go_process: GO:0055114 - oxidation-reduction process [Evidence IEA]), which translates to MEPPTAIVVGGGAGGVAVAARLAKKGYKVTVVEKNADIGGRCSLMQEDDYRFDQGPSLLLMPSFFHQIFHDLGTSISDEGISLRKCDPSYRIWFPDHDHIDLSTDIPSMKEQIEAYEGPHGFEGFLRFLVESGRHYTLSCEHILHRNFATIWSLVHWDLLLALPRLHVFESIYTRASRYFHSDKLRQAFTFASMYLGMSPFDAPATYSLLQYTEVTDGIWYPILDALVKISIRHNTAYILNTPVTSIALSDDHKHVMGVHLSSGKFLPADIVIINADLTYAYNNLLPKTTYSESLQNKPTSCSSISFYWGLDTTLPNLQSHNIFLPPSSKYKSSFDAIFKNHQIPEHPSFYLHIPSRIDPSASPPNTDAIVVLVPVPHLLSPTTSSSSSSPTSPLNPHNTTAYWHTTTQTIRALILSTIHDLTGNDIESHIVCERIETPLTWTDKYNLDRGAILGLSHSFLNVLCFRPRIQHESIQGLFFVGASTHPGSGVPVVLGGSGVVVRVIEEWVGRVKRGDIGRGVRGVWVGVVVVVVVVVVVVVVMMRVEMGMRMGEWFCGLEEAWMESGDESTWRVLLCAILGIGLVRNLCLACTGVPAEL; encoded by the exons ATGGAGCCTCCCACTGCCATAGTAGTTG gtggtggtgccggcgGTGTCGCTGTTGCAGCGCGCCTCGCCAAAAAGGGCTACAAAGTGACGGTGGTCGAGAAGAATGCAGATATCGGGGGACGCTGTTCTCTAATGCAAGAGGATGACTAC CGCTTCGACCAAggcccttcccttctcctcatgccgtccttcttccaccagatCTTCCATGACCTAGgcacctccatctccgatGAGGGTATCAGTCTCCGCAAATGCGACCCCAGCTACCGCATCTGGTTTCCAGATCACGACCACATTGACTTATCCACTGACATTCCATCGATGAAAGAGCAGATAGAAGCTTACGAGGGACCGCACGGATTCGAAGGATTCCTACGCTTCCTGGTTGAATCCGGTCGACACTATACCTTGTCCTGTGAACATATCCTGCACCGTAACTTCGCAACCATCTGGAGTCTCGTCCACTGggatctcctcctcgctTTACCCAGACTCCACGTCTTCGAGAGTATATATACTCGTGCGAGCCGGTACTTTCACTCCGATAAACTCCGCCAGGCTTTCACCTTCGCCAGTATGTACCTGGGCATGAGCCCGTTTGATGCTCCAGCGACGTACTCTCTGCTACAGTATACGGAGGTGACAGATGGCATATGGTATCCT ATCCTCGACGCCCTCGTCAAAATCAGCATCCGCCACAACACCGCATACATCCTCAACACGCCCGTAACCTCCATCGCCCTCAGCGACGACCACAAGCACGTAATGGGGGTGCATCTCTCCAGCGGCAAATTCCTCCCCGCAGACATCGTAATCATCAACGCGGACCTAACCTACGCATACAACAACCTGCTCCCGAAAACCACATACAGCGAATCCCTACAAAACAAGCCCACCTCATGCAGCAGCATCTCATTCTACTGGGGGTTAGACACCACTCTTCCGAACCTCCAATCCCACAATatattcctccctccctcatcaAAATATAAATCCAGCTTCGACGCTATATTCAAAAACCACCAAATCCCCGAACATCCCTCATTCTACCTACACATCCCAAGCAGAATCGACCCCTCAGCCTCACCACCAAACACAGACGCTATCGTCGTCCTAGTACCCGTGCCccaccttctctccccaacaacatcttcctcctcctcatcaccaacatcccCATTAAACCCCCACAACACAACCGCCTACTggcacaccaccacccaaaccaTCCGCGCCCTGATCCTCTCCACTATCCACGACCTCACAGGCAATGACATCGAATCACACATCGTATGCGAAAGGATCGAAACCCCACTAACCTGGACAGACAAATACAATCTGGATCGCGGGGCGATACTCGGACTTTCGCATTCATTTCTCAATGTGTTGTGCTTTAGGCCCAGGATTCAGCATGAGAGTATCCAGGGGTTGTTTTTCGTTGGTGCCAGTACGCATCCTGGGAGTGGGGTGCCGGTTGTGCTTGGGGGGagtggggttgttgttcgtGTTATTGAAGAGTGGGTtgggagggtgaagagggggGATATAGGGAGAGGGGTAAGGGGGGTgtgggttggtgttgttgttgttgttgtggtggtggtggtggtggtggtggtgatgatgcgggtggagatggggatgaggatgggtgAATGGTTTTGTGGGCTTGAGGAAGCGTGGATGGAGAGCGGCGATGAGTCGACTTGGCGGGTGTTGCTGTGTGCTATTCTGGGGATTGGGCTGGTGCGGAATTTGTGTCTTGCTTGTACCGGGGTACCTGCTGAGTTGTAg
- a CDS encoding uncharacterized protein (InterPro:IPR007657;~PFAM:PF04577;~SECRETED:SignalP(1-23);~go_function: GO:0016757 - transferase activity, transferring glycosyl groups [Evidence IEA]), with the protein MRRILLSLLLSLSLLFIFYKTKHIGDYTIRVATPGLNPGKHITVSPTKSDRFRPLRLTECTDSTPGYYAPCMARTLPNVVSAEELIYPAFTISPPIFATSRPHDAERWWNTTWMMWERAYEMKGRVRYPEKHGQIYVFENVTISASTPFDKWIMQACMSGLATTSHVVPSSDEPTHDSVLLANFPDSWSMQHFLDRGMRAVAQSRDHQTQYVATGREGHKSVEEFWSYLGYPADRVLHSDTTFVASQLIWSCRAPLIHPWLTQRSLSLLSPDSLQPVEKTNRKLILYMTRSNGLILNAGREVLNEDILLANIQSLLNKRGKREELKIFNHKDFPSTDALMRYVHQNVKAVIGPHGSALHNHFWAADDTLLIEFMPTSRPDFAFYEAAIMRDQPYVVLMMDPVDDQHNMEVDVPAVIEILSERLDQPLEMSERLKVAYDWEAEELGV; encoded by the exons aTGCGGCGCATTCTTTTGTCGCTTCTACTATCTCTTtcgctcctcttcatcttctacAAAACCAAGCACATCGGAGACTACACCATTCGAGTTGCCACGCCTGGATTGAACCCGGGGAAGCATATAACTGTATCCCCCACCAAAAGCGACCGATTTCGTCCCCTCAGACTGACAGAATGCACCGACTCAACCCCCGGATACTATGCACCATGTATGGCTCGGACACTACCGAATGTAGTATCCGCTGAGGAACTGATCTACCCTGCCTTTACCATAAGCCCTCCAATATTCGCTACGTCCCGTCCTCACGATGCGGAACGGTGGTGGAACACGACGTGGATGATGTGGGAACGGGCTTATGAGATGAAAGGTCGAGTGCGTTATCCTGAAAAGCACGGTCAGATATAT GTATTTGAAAATGTTACCATATCTGCCTCTACACCCTTCGACAAGTGGATCATGCAAGCCTGCATGTCCGGCCTCGCTACAACCTCTCATGTTGTACCTAGTAGCGACGAGCCCACTCATGACAGCGTGCTGCTGGCAAACTTCCCAGACTCGTGGTCGATGCAGCACTTTCTCGACCGCGGCATGCGGGCAGTGGCTCAATCTCGGGACCATCAGACACAGTATGTAGCTACTGGGCGCGAGGGACACAAATCTGTCGAAGAGTTTTGGTCATACCTCGGATATCCTGCAGACCGGGTGCTGCATAGCGATACAACCTTTGTGGCATCGCAGCTTATATGGAGCTGTCGTGCACCACTTATCCATCCGTGGCTAACACAGAGATCCCTTTCGCTCCTCAGTCCTGATAGTCTTCAGCCTGTAGAAAAGACAAACCGGAAATTGATTTTATACATGACACGATCGAACGGGCTGATCCTGAATGCTGGCAGAGAAGTCCTCAACGAAGATATTCTCCTAGCAAATATCCAATCACTTCTCAAtaagagagggaaaagggaagaactGAAGATCTTCAACCACAAGGACTTTCCCAGCACCGACGCGCTGATGCGTTACGTTCATCAGAACGTGAAAGCAGTGATTGGTCCCCACGGAAGTGCTCTGCATAATCATTTTTGGGCTGCCGATGATACACTGTTGATCGAATTTATGCCCACGTCCAGACCGGACTTTGCTTTCTATGAGGCCGCAATCATGCGGGATCAACCATATGTGGTACTGATGATGGATCCGGTGGATGATCAGCATAACATGGAGGTAGATGTACCTGCTGTGATCGAGATTTTGTCAGAGAGGTTGGACCAGCCACTGGAGATGAGCGAGCGACTGAAAGTAGCGTATGATTGGGAGGCGGAAGAGCTGGGAGTTTAA
- a CDS encoding acyltransferase family protein (COG:I;~EggNog:ENOG410PVGT;~InterPro:IPR002656;~PFAM:PF01757;~TransMembrane:10 (i12-30o61-87i108-129o149-172i184-202o208-236i257-277o307-325i337-358o384-409i);~go_function: GO:0016747 - transferase activity, transferring acyl groups other than amino-acyl groups [Evidence IEA]), with protein sequence MASAASVKPRENWLDGLRGIAAAIVAWFHFTVGEMKTPYRSFWAVPADENRNPFQLPPLRLLFAGQSMVLLFYVISGYAVSTSIIRLRDDAPAQFYRKLTSSVFRRGFRLYIPVLILCVICHMSLYIGLFNWFPGELEGCSGAEPWSALQPHLSCLTMTFLTTLHLSGPFYVTGYNFHLWTISYEYQYSLAVYLIILGLASIRPKVRLVVIACLSATFMWFGSPILSAFIAGLLFAELDTLREASWSLGQKIEPTTVVRNSANIFTGLLFVSGIYLLCLPQDPTFPPDFWFQSYLKLPFYVDPEIRIRGWHAVGAILVVGTLRRHRFLRVPLESRPVQFLGTISFSLYLFHPLFIMVMRNRILEAVCHYLWGADFWQTQHDESAWYVIFLAWTVAAVAIGPSLILASVYMTKIVNRKSVVWSYKVENLVSGAGK encoded by the coding sequence ATGGCATCAGCAGCTTCGGTCAAGCCTCGGGAAAATTGGCTTGACGGCCTGAGAGGCATAGCTGCGGCGATCGTCGCCTGGTTTCACTTCACGGTGGGAGAGATGAAAACACCCTACCGATCATTTTGGGCTGTCCCCGCGGATGAAAATCGGAATCCCTTCCAGTTACCGCCGCTTCGCTTACTGTTTGCTGGACAGTCCATGGTCCTTCTCTTCTATGTGATCTCAGGCTATGCTGTGTCGACCTCCATAATCCGACTCCGTGATGATGCACCGGCTCAGTTCTATCGAAAACTTACCTCTTCCGTCTTTCGCCGCGGGTTTCGCCTTTACATTCCCGTTCTGATCCTTTGTGTAATTTGCCATATGTCTCTTTACATTGGCCTATTCAACTGGTTTCCGGGTGAGCTGGAAGGGTGCTCAGGAGCGGAGCCTTGGTCAGCGCTACAACCTCATCTGAGTTGTCTTACCATGACCTTTCTGACTACTCTTCATTTAAGTGGACCGTTCTATGTGACGGGGTATAATTTCCACTTGTGGACAATCTCATATGAGTACCAATACTCATTGGCTGTTTATCTGATCATACTCGGCCTCGCATCCATCAGGCCTAAAGTGCGGCTGGTGGTAATTGCCTGCCTGAGTGCCACTTTCATGTGGTTTGGCTCACCTATATTATCGGCATTCATTGCCGGTCTCCTGTTTGCGGAACTCGATACTCTGCGCGAGGCGTCCTGGAGTCTTGGTCAGAAAATCGAACCGACCACAGTTGTCAGAAATAGTGCGAACATTTTCACCGGTCTGCTCTTCGTGAGCGGAATATACCTCCTGTGCCTTCCGCAAGATCCGACTTTTCCACCCGACTTCTGGTTTCAGTCCTACCTAAAGCTGCCGTTCTATGTGGATCCTGAGATCCGCATCCGGGGCTGGCACGCTGTCGGAGCGATCCTCGTTGTTGGGACGCTCAGGCGTCATCGATTCCTGCGAGTTCCGCTAGAATCTCGCCCCGTGCAATTCCTCGGCACAATCTCTTTCTCACTATACCTGTTTCATCCTTTGTTCATTATGGTCATGCGCAATCGCATCCTGGAGGCTGTCTGCCACTATCTGTGGGGGGCGGATTTCTGGCAGACGCAGCATGATGAGTCCGCCTGGTATGTCATATTTCTGGCGTGGACTGTAGCCGCAGTTGCTATTGGTCCCTCATTAATCCTAGCGTCAGTCTACATGACCAAGATTGTAAATCGGAAGTCGGTTGTATGGTCGTATAAAGTCGAAAACCTCGTCAGCGGTGCTGGCAAGTGA